The nucleotide window GAGCCGTACGACCTGATCACCATGGGCCGCATCGGAGTGGATCTCTATCCGCTGCAGACCGGTGTGCCGCTGGCCCAGGTCGAGACCTTCGGGAAGTTTCTCGGCGGATCCGCCACCAATGTCGCGGTCGCCGCGGCCCGGCTCGGCCGCCGCAGCGCGGTCATCAGCCGTACCGGGCGTGACCCGTTCGGCGACTACCTCCACCAGGCGTTGCGCGACTTCGGGGTCGACGACCGCTGGGTGACCGCCGTCGACGCCCACCCGACGCCGGTCACCTTCTGCGAGATCTTCCCGCCGGATGACTTCCCGCTCTACTTCTACCGCCGTCCCAAGGCCCCCGACCTGGTCATCCACCCGGAGGAGCTGGACCGGGAGGCCATCGCGGCGGCCCGGATCTTCTGGATCACCGGCACCGGGCTGTGCGAGGAGCCCAGCCGCGGCGCCACGCTCGCCGCGCTGGAGGCCCGCGCCGGAGCTTCGGCGGGCGGCACCACGGTCTTCGACCTCGACTGGCGGCCGATGTTCTGGGGCGGTGAGGGCGGCGCCTCCGGGGACGGCGGGCCGACCG belongs to Streptomyces sp. NBC_01454 and includes:
- the iolC gene encoding 5-dehydro-2-deoxygluconokinase gives rise to the protein MTEPYDLITMGRIGVDLYPLQTGVPLAQVETFGKFLGGSATNVAVAAARLGRRSAVISRTGRDPFGDYLHQALRDFGVDDRWVTAVDAHPTPVTFCEIFPPDDFPLYFYRRPKAPDLVIHPEELDREAIAAARIFWITGTGLCEEPSRGATLAALEARAGASAGGTTVFDLDWRPMFWGGEGGASGDGGPTGAAAMAAARPYYEAALRHATVAVGNVDEAEVATGLREPKACAQALLDKGVELAVIKQGPKGVLAVHRDGRTAEVPPTPVEVVNGLGAGDAFGGALCHGLLAGWDLEPMMRYANAAGALVAGRLACSSAMPTAGEVDAFLASR